Proteins from one Epinephelus moara isolate mb chromosome 1, YSFRI_EMoa_1.0, whole genome shotgun sequence genomic window:
- the lingo1b gene encoding leucine-rich repeat and immunoglobulin-like domain-containing nogo receptor-interacting protein 1-B — MTVLVSSRMVSGEAGGHSYLVACWQPILILMLGTVLSGSTTGCPSRCDCNGQERSVVCHRRRLAALPEGIPTETRLLDLSKNRLKTLGPEEFINYPQLEELQLNENTISSIEPGAFGNLMNLRTLGLRNNQLKLIQLGVFTGLTNLTQLDISENKIVILLDYMFQELYNLRALEVGDNDLVFISPRSFHGLSNLESLNIEGCNLASVPTDALSHLHNLLSLRLRYLNVTVIRDYSFKRLYRLRVLEISQMPALDTMTPKCLFGLNLTSLSVTNCNLTVIPYQAISHLRYLRFLNLSFNPIHTVEGNQLFNLQKLQAFHLAGGRLTAIEPYSFRGLNHLRVLNVSSNSLNTLEESVFHSVGNLETLALYDNPLACDCRLLWVFRRRWRLNFNRQQPMCASPEVVQGKEFKDFPDILPSDYFICQKSKITDYKVQESHVDEGTTVHFACHAEGDPAPVIMWLSPKKEYITTKTAGSRLSVSHDGTLEVRYAQIQDNGTYLCIASNAAGNDTKAAHLFVHSYSPNWPHQPNKTFAFISNQPNDEGANVTRATVPFPFDVKTLIIATTMGFISFLGVVLFCLVILFLWSRGKDNTKSSIEVEYVPRKEEQEEASPTEAPIQFNMKIM; from the coding sequence GTAAGCAGTAGGATGGTGTCTGGGGAGGCAGGAGGGCACAGCTACTTGGTGGCATGCTGGCAGCCCATCCTGATCCTCATGCTGGGCACCGTCCTCTCTGGCTCCACCACCGGTTGCCCCTCCCGATGCGACTGCAACGGTCAGGAGCGTTCAGTTGTGTGCCATCGACGGAGACTTGCAGCTCTTCCCGAGGGCATACCTACTGAAACAAGGCTGCTAGACCTAAGCAAGAACCGTCTGAAAACTCTTGGGCCTGAGGAGTTCATTAATTACCCtcagctggaggagctgcaACTTAACGAAAACACAATTTCATCCATCGAGCCTGGGGCTTTTGGCAACCTTATGAATCTTCGAACTCTAGGTTTGCGCAACAACCAGCTGAAGCTCATTCAGCTGGGGGTGTTCACAGGCCTGACCAACCTCACCCAGCTGGATATTAGTGAGAACAAAATTGTCATTCTGCTTGACTACATGTTCCAGGAGCTGTACAACCTGAGGGCTCTGGAGGTTGGCGACAATGACCTAGTATTCATCTCACCCCGATCATTTCATGGCCTCAGCAACCTTGAAAGCCTCAACATTGAGGGATGCAATCTGGCCTCAGTGCCCACTGATGCCCTTAGCCATCTGCATAACCTGTTGTCACTTCGATTACGCTATCTCAATGTCACTGTCATAAGGGATTACTCCTTTAAGAGGCTGTATCGGCTCAGAGTGCTGGAGATTTCTCAAATGCCTGCCCTGGATACCATGACGCCAAAATGCTTATTTGGACTCAACCTCACATCATTGTCCGTCACAAACTGTAATCTTACTGTCATCCCCTACCAAGCCATCAGTCACCTAAGATATCTGCGGTTTTTGAATCTGTCTTTTAATCCTATTCATACAGTGGAAGGGAACCAACTGTTCAATCTACAGAAGCTCCAGGCTTTTCATTTGGCTGGTGGGAGATTAACTGCCATTGAGCCCTACTCTTTCCGAGGACTCAACCACCTCCGTGTCCTCAATGTATCCAGCAATAGCTTGAACACCCTGGAGGAGTCTGTCTTTCACTCAGTGGGGAACCTGGAGACTCTGGCTTTATATGACAACCCATTGGCCTGCGACTGCCGCTTGCTGTGGGTCTTCCGTCGGAGGTGGAGGCTCAACTTTAACAGACAACAGCCCATGTGTGCTTCGCCTGAGGTAGTTCAAGGAAAAGAGTTCAAGGACTTCCCAGACATCCTTCCTTCTGACTATTTCATCTGCCAGAAATCAAAGATCACGGATTATAAGGTTCAAGAAAGCCATGTAGATGAAGGAACTACGGTTCATTTCGCTTGCCATGCTGAGGGTGATCCGGCCCCTGTGATAATGTGGCTATCCCCCAAGAAGGAATACATCACGACCAAAACTGCTGGGTCAAGACTTTCTGTGTCTCATGACGGCACACTGGAGGTGCGTTACGCCCAAATCCAAGACAACGGCACTTACTTGTGCATTGCAAGCAATGCAGCGGGCAATGACACCAAAGCTGCTCACCTTTTTGTGCATAGCTACTCCCCCAATTGGCCCCACCAACCAAACAAGACATTTGCCTTCATTTCCAACCAGCCCAACGATGAAGGTGCTAATGTGACTCGGGCCACAGTTCCATTTCCATTTGATGTTAAGACACTTATCATTGCAACCACCATGGGATTTATCTCTTTCCTCGGAGTTGTCCTCTTCTGTCTTGTAATATTATTCCTCTGGAGTCGAGGGAAAGACAATACTAAGTCGAGTATAGAGGTTGAATATGTGCCACGTAAAGAGGAACAAGAGGAGGCCAGTCCGACCGAGGCACCCATACAATTCAACATGAAAATCATGTGA